The following are from one region of the Alteribacter lacisalsi genome:
- the pabA gene encoding aminodeoxychorismate/anthranilate synthase component II: protein MILMIDNYDSFTYNLVQYLGELGEELVVKRNDKITVHEIEEMAPKFIMISPGPCSPDEAGVSMEVIKAFAGTIPVFGVCLGHQSIAQVFGGNVIRAERLMHGKTSEIYHDEKTVFKGLPSPMTATRYHSLIVERHSLPDCFDITAETEEGEIMAIRHKTLPVEGVQFHPESIMTAEGKRLLKNFIEEYKEFRP from the coding sequence ATGATTCTAATGATTGATAACTATGATTCGTTTACGTATAACCTTGTGCAGTACCTGGGGGAACTGGGCGAGGAGCTTGTTGTAAAACGAAACGATAAAATAACGGTACATGAAATTGAAGAGATGGCCCCGAAGTTTATTATGATTTCGCCTGGCCCCTGCTCGCCTGATGAAGCAGGTGTGAGTATGGAGGTCATTAAAGCTTTTGCCGGGACAATTCCTGTATTCGGCGTCTGTCTGGGCCACCAGAGTATCGCCCAGGTGTTTGGAGGAAATGTGATCCGCGCCGAACGTCTGATGCACGGAAAAACCTCAGAGATTTATCATGATGAAAAGACGGTATTCAAAGGTCTACCTTCCCCCATGACGGCCACCAGGTACCACTCTCTCATTGTCGAACGGCATTCCCTTCCTGACTGTTTCGATATTACAGCAGAGACAGAGGAAGGAGAAATCATGGCGATCCGGCACAAAACCCTCCCCGTCGAAGGAGTCCAGTTTCACCCCGAATCCATTATGACTGCTGAGGGCAAGCGGCTTTTGAAAAACTTTATTGAGGAATACAAGGAGTTCAGACCATGA
- a CDS encoding anthranilate synthase component I family protein, with amino-acid sequence MGMKRRAAGRVRPLKENRQHWFTTFTSLAEKSSEYILLESGRGGRYSIMGMNPWAEIKGKDDTLTVKHDGSVTRFSGPLLKSLEEWLLPFRTEKMPDLPDCQGGLFGSISYDLIRQIEVIPEEAADDLYTPDLHFLAFDDLYVIDHKSEAFWILTHVSEEGTDRDAQAKLDALDEAWQSAEKEDSRWFRHSPERHRDEEPIRSLSEPEFMKAVDQVKDYIAQGDVFQVNLSVRETRPLLTHPLHVYECLREFNPSPYMGYFHTKDVQQVSASPELLVKVKGEEVSTRPIAGTRSRGRDEAEDQKLADTLINNQKERAEHVMLVDLERNDLGRVSRYGTVEVDELMVIEKYSHVMHIVSNVRGELAPGNSEFDVIAATFPGGTITGAPKIRTMEIIEELEPVRRGIYTGSLGWIGFNGDMELNIAIRTMLVEAGHAHVQAGAGIVIDSDPAAEYKECLKKARALWKAKEMSEDETKQS; translated from the coding sequence ATGGGGATGAAGAGACGTGCGGCTGGAAGAGTCAGGCCGCTGAAAGAGAACAGGCAGCATTGGTTTACCACATTTACTTCCCTTGCTGAAAAGAGCAGTGAATATATTCTCCTCGAAAGCGGGCGGGGCGGACGTTACAGTATAATGGGGATGAACCCGTGGGCAGAAATTAAGGGGAAAGACGATACCCTTACAGTGAAGCATGACGGTTCGGTGACTCGGTTTTCCGGCCCCTTGCTTAAAAGCCTTGAGGAGTGGCTTCTTCCCTTCCGGACTGAAAAAATGCCGGATCTGCCGGATTGTCAGGGAGGCCTTTTTGGTTCGATAAGCTACGATTTGATCAGGCAGATTGAAGTCATCCCTGAAGAGGCAGCCGATGATTTATACACACCGGACCTTCATTTTCTCGCTTTTGACGACCTCTATGTGATTGATCATAAGTCTGAAGCATTCTGGATTTTGACACACGTAAGCGAGGAGGGAACGGACCGCGATGCCCAGGCGAAACTCGATGCACTTGATGAGGCATGGCAATCCGCTGAAAAAGAAGACAGCAGGTGGTTCAGGCACAGCCCGGAGCGCCACCGGGATGAAGAGCCCATAAGAAGCCTGTCGGAGCCTGAATTTATGAAGGCAGTTGACCAGGTGAAAGACTATATCGCCCAGGGGGATGTATTTCAGGTGAACCTGAGCGTGCGGGAAACCCGGCCGCTTCTCACACACCCGCTTCACGTATACGAGTGTCTGCGTGAATTCAATCCATCCCCGTACATGGGCTATTTTCATACGAAGGATGTACAGCAGGTGAGTGCCTCGCCGGAACTGCTCGTAAAAGTAAAGGGTGAGGAAGTGAGTACCCGCCCGATTGCCGGAACTCGGTCCCGGGGAAGGGATGAGGCAGAAGACCAGAAGCTTGCCGATACGCTTATTAATAACCAAAAAGAACGGGCCGAACATGTGATGCTTGTGGACCTGGAAAGAAACGACCTGGGGAGAGTATCCCGCTACGGTACTGTCGAAGTGGACGAGCTTATGGTCATTGAGAAATACTCCCATGTTATGCACATCGTGTCCAATGTCCGGGGTGAACTGGCACCGGGCAATTCAGAGTTCGATGTGATCGCGGCCACGTTTCCCGGCGGTACCATCACAGGAGCGCCGAAAATCCGGACGATGGAAATTATTGAAGAGCTTGAACCGGTCAGACGCGGCATTTACACAGGGTCCCTCGGTTGGATCGGGTTTAACGGCGATATGGAATTAAACATTGCTATCCGGACCATGCTTGTAGAAGCAGGGCACGCACATGTTCAGGCAGGAGCCGGCATCGTGATCGATTCCGACCCGGCAGCAGAATACAAGGAATGCCTGAAAAAAGCGAGAGCCCTGTGGAAAGCAAAAGAGATGAGTGAAGACGAGACGAAACAAAGCTGA
- the cysK gene encoding cysteine synthase A, protein MTKVVQSITDLIGETPLVKLNRLVSEDHADVYLKLEFMNPGSSVKDRIAISMIEDAEQTGHLKEGDTIVEPTSGNTGIGLAMVAAAKGYRTVLVMPETMSMERRNLLRAYGAELVLTPGPDGMGGAIAKATELQKENGWFMPQQFSNDANPRIHRETTGKELLEQAGDQLDAFISGIGTGGTVTGAGAVLKEKFPDLHIVALEPEDSPVLSGGKKGPHKIQGIGAGFVPDILDTDIYDEVMKVSAEHSFEYARRAAREEGILGGISSGAAVYAAIEVAKRLGKGKKVIAVIPSNGERYLSTPLYQFEENE, encoded by the coding sequence ATGACCAAGGTTGTCCAGTCAATTACCGATCTCATTGGAGAAACACCGCTCGTAAAGTTGAACCGGCTCGTGTCGGAAGACCATGCCGATGTGTATTTGAAGCTTGAATTTATGAACCCGGGAAGCAGTGTCAAAGACCGGATCGCCATATCCATGATTGAAGATGCAGAGCAGACGGGGCATCTGAAAGAGGGAGATACCATCGTTGAACCGACAAGCGGAAACACCGGCATCGGTCTTGCCATGGTGGCAGCAGCGAAAGGGTACCGTACGGTGCTCGTCATGCCGGAAACGATGAGCATGGAGCGGCGGAATCTGCTCCGGGCTTACGGTGCTGAGCTGGTCCTGACGCCGGGACCTGACGGCATGGGTGGTGCGATTGCCAAAGCAACGGAGCTCCAGAAGGAAAATGGCTGGTTTATGCCCCAGCAGTTCAGTAATGATGCGAACCCGCGTATTCACCGCGAAACAACAGGAAAAGAACTGCTTGAACAGGCAGGTGACCAGCTCGATGCGTTCATCTCCGGCATAGGAACGGGCGGAACAGTAACAGGAGCAGGGGCCGTTTTAAAAGAGAAGTTTCCGGATCTTCATATTGTGGCTCTTGAGCCCGAGGATTCCCCTGTTCTCTCAGGCGGCAAAAAAGGTCCTCATAAAATTCAGGGAATCGGTGCCGGCTTTGTACCGGATATTCTTGATACTGACATTTACGATGAAGTGATGAAAGTATCTGCAGAACATTCGTTTGAGTATGCCCGCCGTGCAGCGAGAGAAGAAGGCATCCTCGGCGGAATCTCATCCGGTGCAGCGGTTTATGCAGCTATCGAGGTTGCAAAACGTCTCGGAAAAGGAAAGAAAGTAATCGCCGTCATTCCGAGTAACGGAGAACGGTACTTGAGTACCCCTCTTTATCAGTTTGAAGAAAATGAATAA
- the hslO gene encoding Hsp33 family molecular chaperone HslO, producing the protein MSDYLVKALAYDGMVRAYAIRSTEMVQEAARRHDTWRTVTAALGRSLSAATMMGAMLKGEEKITVKIEGSGPASPIIVDANARGEARGYVSNPHVDPDRNNEGKLNVAEAVGREGMLSVVKYLGLKENFTGSVPFVSGELGDDFTYYFATSEQTPSSVGLGVIIDSEEKVASAGGFIIQLMPGITDEIIDEIEKRLNEMPAISKLIQDGLSPEQLLHTILGEDNVKILDQLGVSFTCQCSKERISNAILGLSEEDLVAMIMEDEGAETQCHFCNEKYLFSKGELQEILDEKRAGQAPQ; encoded by the coding sequence ATGTCTGATTACTTAGTAAAAGCACTCGCATATGATGGAATGGTAAGAGCCTACGCTATTCGTTCTACAGAAATGGTGCAGGAGGCCGCGAGGCGCCACGATACTTGGAGAACCGTCACTGCAGCACTCGGACGCTCTCTTTCAGCGGCAACGATGATGGGAGCCATGCTCAAAGGAGAAGAGAAGATCACTGTAAAGATTGAAGGAAGCGGACCGGCCTCTCCAATTATTGTAGATGCGAATGCCAGGGGTGAGGCACGAGGTTACGTGTCCAATCCCCATGTGGATCCTGACCGTAATAACGAAGGAAAACTGAATGTGGCAGAAGCTGTCGGACGGGAGGGAATGCTCAGTGTTGTAAAGTATCTTGGCCTTAAAGAAAACTTTACGGGGAGCGTTCCGTTTGTATCCGGTGAACTGGGCGATGACTTCACTTATTACTTTGCCACGTCCGAGCAGACACCTTCCTCAGTCGGTCTCGGTGTTATCATTGACAGTGAAGAAAAGGTTGCTTCTGCGGGCGGCTTTATTATTCAGCTGATGCCCGGCATTACAGATGAAATTATCGACGAGATTGAAAAACGTCTTAATGAGATGCCGGCCATTTCCAAGCTTATTCAGGACGGTTTAAGTCCGGAGCAGCTGCTTCATACGATCCTTGGAGAAGATAATGTAAAAATTCTTGACCAGCTCGGGGTCTCATTTACTTGCCAGTGCTCGAAGGAGAGAATTTCAAACGCCATTCTCGGCCTGAGCGAAGAGGATCTCGTGGCGATGATTATGGAAGACGAAGGGGCGGAAACTCAGTGTCACTTCTGTAATGAGAAATATCTGTTTTCAAAAGGGGAACTGCAGGAGATTCTGGACGAAAAGCGTGCCGGACAGGCGCCGCAGTAA
- a CDS encoding type III pantothenate kinase, giving the protein MIAVMDAGNTNIMIGVYDGDELVYDWRIGTDPGKTEDEYAMLIGGLLAHSGLRFEDIDGVMISSVAPPVMYALTEMCRSYFGTEPKLVGPGVKTGLNIKYDNPREVGADRIANAVAGTAEYGSPLIIVDFGTATTFCYINEKGQYEGGAIVPGVKIATEALYTHASKLPRIELARPEAVVGKSTVEAMQAGIFHGCIGQVEGVVTTMKKQTGTTPKVIATGGLCELIGPETPSIDEVDPYLTLKGLRLIYEKNR; this is encoded by the coding sequence GTGATTGCAGTAATGGATGCTGGAAACACAAATATCATGATCGGGGTTTATGACGGGGATGAACTCGTCTACGACTGGCGGATTGGAACAGACCCGGGAAAAACAGAGGACGAATATGCCATGCTCATCGGAGGACTCCTGGCCCATTCGGGTCTCAGGTTTGAGGATATCGACGGTGTGATGATTTCGTCGGTCGCGCCTCCGGTCATGTACGCTCTTACGGAAATGTGCCGATCCTATTTTGGAACTGAGCCGAAACTGGTGGGACCGGGCGTTAAAACAGGGCTAAACATCAAATATGATAACCCGAGGGAAGTGGGGGCAGACCGGATTGCCAATGCAGTTGCAGGAACAGCTGAATATGGCAGCCCGCTCATTATCGTTGATTTCGGAACGGCAACCACGTTCTGTTACATCAATGAAAAAGGGCAGTATGAAGGTGGCGCCATTGTACCTGGCGTTAAAATTGCTACCGAGGCTCTTTACACCCACGCGTCTAAATTACCGCGAATCGAATTGGCAAGGCCGGAGGCGGTAGTGGGTAAATCAACTGTAGAAGCGATGCAGGCCGGCATATTTCACGGCTGTATCGGGCAGGTTGAGGGCGTTGTCACGACAATGAAAAAACAGACCGGTACGACTCCGAAAGTTATTGCTACGGGCGGTCTTTGTGAACTGATCGGGCCGGAAACACCTTCGATAGATGAGGTTGATCCGTACCTGACCCTCAAAGGACTGCGGCTCATTTATGAAAAGAACAGATAA
- the ftsH gene encoding ATP-dependent zinc metalloprotease FtsH, with product MNRIFRNTIFYLLIFLVIVGIVSLFNGEPADTEEMSFNDFQTALENDEINNVTAQPGGDVYILRGNLVPGAGDQDAETDEEAEEGQAFIVNVPDTPEMVGQIVQLVNTSDVQFVEAEEPSGWVTVFTAIIPFIIIFILFFFLLSQAQGGGSRVMNFGKSKAKLYSEDKKKARFKDVAGAEEEKQELVEVVDFLKDPRKFSQIGARIPKGVLLVGPPGTGKTLLARAVAGEAGVPFFSISGSDFVEMFVGVGASRVRDLFENAKKNSPCIIFIDEIDAVGRRRGAGLGGGHDEREQTLNQLLVEMDGFGANEGIILIAATNRADILDPALLRPGRFDRQIMVGRPDVKGREEVLEVHAKNKPLADDVQLKVIAARTPGFSGADLENLLNEAALVAARSDKDKIDMESVEEAIDRVIAGPSKKSRVISEKERGIVAHHEAGHTVVGVKLASADMVHKVTIVPRGQAGGYAMMLPKEDRYFMTKPELLDKIVGLLGGRVAEEVMFGEVSTGAHNDFQRATAIARKMVTEYGMSEKLGPLQFGQPQGEVFLGKDINNEPNYSDAIAHDIDTEIQRIIKESYERCRQILTEHKDKLELVAQMLLEHETLDAEQIRSLVEDGKMPEGHHMSKKLNGDSDDDLKVNIQSKKGESSESEEDADKEENKGSYLDSQVGRPFDDDKKDDEDKDKR from the coding sequence ATGAATCGGATTTTTCGTAATACGATATTCTACTTATTAATTTTCCTGGTTATTGTCGGGATTGTAAGTCTCTTCAATGGTGAACCTGCCGATACCGAAGAGATGTCATTTAACGATTTCCAGACAGCCCTGGAAAATGATGAAATAAACAATGTCACTGCCCAGCCGGGCGGGGACGTATATATCCTGCGCGGAAACCTTGTTCCGGGGGCAGGAGATCAGGACGCAGAAACCGATGAGGAAGCCGAAGAAGGCCAGGCCTTTATCGTAAACGTCCCTGACACACCTGAAATGGTCGGACAGATCGTACAGCTTGTCAACACGTCGGATGTTCAGTTTGTAGAAGCTGAAGAGCCGAGCGGCTGGGTGACGGTCTTTACTGCGATCATTCCGTTTATCATTATTTTCATCCTGTTCTTCTTCCTTCTGAGCCAAGCTCAGGGCGGCGGAAGCAGAGTAATGAACTTTGGTAAGAGCAAGGCGAAGCTCTACAGTGAAGATAAGAAGAAAGCCCGCTTTAAGGATGTGGCGGGGGCCGAGGAAGAGAAGCAGGAGCTTGTGGAAGTTGTTGACTTCCTGAAAGATCCGCGTAAATTCTCCCAGATCGGTGCAAGAATTCCTAAAGGGGTGCTCCTCGTAGGACCTCCAGGTACAGGTAAAACATTACTGGCGCGTGCTGTGGCAGGAGAAGCCGGCGTACCGTTCTTCTCCATCAGTGGTTCCGACTTCGTTGAGATGTTTGTAGGTGTTGGTGCTTCCCGAGTGCGTGACTTGTTCGAAAATGCAAAGAAAAACTCACCGTGTATCATCTTTATCGATGAGATCGATGCTGTCGGACGCCGGCGCGGAGCCGGACTGGGCGGCGGACACGATGAGCGTGAGCAGACGCTCAATCAGCTTCTTGTTGAGATGGACGGCTTCGGTGCAAACGAAGGTATTATCCTGATCGCTGCGACGAACCGTGCCGACATTCTTGACCCGGCCCTTCTCCGTCCGGGACGTTTTGACCGTCAGATTATGGTCGGCCGTCCGGATGTGAAAGGCCGAGAGGAAGTTCTTGAAGTACACGCGAAAAACAAACCGCTTGCCGATGATGTGCAACTTAAAGTTATCGCAGCCCGGACACCAGGCTTCTCCGGTGCCGATCTAGAGAACCTCCTGAACGAAGCAGCGCTTGTTGCGGCCCGTTCGGACAAGGATAAGATCGATATGGAATCTGTTGAGGAAGCGATTGACCGCGTCATCGCAGGTCCATCGAAGAAAAGCCGGGTTATTTCAGAAAAAGAACGCGGCATTGTTGCTCACCACGAAGCCGGACATACGGTTGTCGGTGTAAAACTTGCCAGTGCCGATATGGTACACAAAGTCACGATCGTACCCCGTGGCCAGGCCGGCGGGTACGCGATGATGCTTCCAAAAGAAGACCGCTACTTTATGACGAAGCCGGAACTTCTTGATAAGATCGTGGGACTTCTCGGCGGACGGGTAGCGGAAGAAGTGATGTTCGGTGAAGTAAGCACCGGAGCACATAACGACTTCCAGCGCGCCACGGCAATTGCCCGTAAAATGGTGACCGAGTACGGAATGAGCGAAAAACTCGGACCGCTTCAGTTCGGTCAGCCGCAGGGTGAAGTGTTTCTTGGGAAAGATATCAACAATGAGCCGAACTACAGTGACGCCATTGCCCATGATATTGATACGGAAATCCAGCGCATCATTAAAGAGTCCTATGAGCGCTGCCGTCAGATCCTCACAGAGCATAAAGATAAGCTTGAGCTCGTGGCTCAGATGCTTCTTGAGCATGAGACACTTGATGCCGAGCAGATCAGATCCCTCGTAGAAGACGGGAAAATGCCGGAAGGTCACCATATGTCTAAAAAACTCAATGGTGATTCCGATGATGATCTTAAAGTGAATATCCAGAGTAAAAAAGGTGAAAGTTCCGAGTCGGAAGAGGATGCCGATAAAGAAGAAAACAAAGGCAGTTACCTCGACAGTCAGGTTGGAAGACCGTTCGACGACGACAAAAAAGACGACGAGGACAAGGATAAAAGGTAA
- the hpt gene encoding hypoxanthine phosphoribosyltransferase, which produces MRDDIQSVLISEEEIQEKIAELGKELTEEYEGRFPLVIGILKGSLPFMGDLIQKINTHVELDLMDVSSYGNETVSSGEVKIVKDLNTSVEGRDVLILEDIIDSGLTLSYIVELFRYRKAKSVKIVTLLDKPDGRKVDLVPDTAGFIVPDEFVVGYGLDYAERYRNLPFIGILKPEIYEG; this is translated from the coding sequence ATGAGAGATGACATCCAGTCTGTATTAATTTCCGAAGAAGAAATCCAGGAGAAGATCGCCGAGCTCGGCAAAGAGCTTACAGAGGAGTATGAAGGACGCTTTCCCCTTGTGATCGGAATACTGAAAGGCTCCCTGCCATTTATGGGCGACCTGATCCAGAAAATCAACACCCATGTGGAACTGGACCTGATGGACGTATCCAGCTACGGAAACGAAACCGTCTCCTCCGGGGAAGTGAAAATTGTGAAAGACCTGAACACGTCGGTTGAAGGCCGGGACGTGCTCATTCTTGAGGATATTATCGACAGCGGACTAACCTTGAGCTACATTGTGGAACTGTTCCGTTACCGTAAAGCAAAGTCAGTGAAAATTGTTACACTTCTTGACAAACCGGATGGGCGTAAAGTCGATCTTGTGCCGGATACAGCCGGATTTATCGTACCGGATGAGTTTGTTGTCGGATACGGGCTGGATTACGCAGAGCGGTACCGCAACCTTCCGTTTATCGGTATTTTAAAGCCGGAGATCTATGAAGGGTAA
- the tilS gene encoding tRNA lysidine(34) synthetase TilS, with the protein MKRTVDLFIEKHALLKQGAVVLAAVSGGVDSAAMLHYLAERKEDLNLRLYVLHVDHGLRGEESAEDLAFVRALSIKYGVPCLTAQPDVKKEAGEKGLSIQEAARNCRYRFFSEMMHAYKGDYLVTAHHGDDQVETMIMRQVRGAAGGLRGIPVIRRFAEGQLVRPFLCTDKQSLIRYCTEEGLTYREDPSNSKDAYTRNRFRKEVLPFLKKENPKVHERFQQQSEWLTEDEAFLDALAEKALEKAVKDWTHEAVTLSVPAFLDVPIPLQRRAFHLILNYLFRNTLKAPVMSVHMNAFADLLRQPHPSGHLDLPGAVFVRRSYDACVISSQKKPDEDKRDSWQLPEAGMLVFKEGKITVERPHKYSRTETASLWHFEGDRDQLQTPLRVRFRKAGDRFVPLGMNGSKKVKDLLIDKKIPKDLRDRWPVITDADDRILWLPGLARAACACLTEITEDVLVMDFEPGDTGFKMSVKGH; encoded by the coding sequence ATGAAACGAACCGTTGACCTCTTTATTGAAAAGCACGCTCTTCTGAAGCAGGGGGCGGTTGTGCTCGCTGCAGTTTCAGGCGGAGTGGATTCGGCTGCCATGCTTCATTATCTGGCGGAAAGAAAAGAAGACCTCAATCTTCGTTTATACGTCCTCCACGTGGACCACGGTCTTCGGGGAGAAGAATCAGCAGAGGATCTTGCGTTTGTGAGAGCGCTGAGCATAAAATACGGTGTGCCGTGCCTGACTGCACAGCCGGATGTAAAAAAAGAAGCCGGGGAAAAAGGGCTTTCCATTCAGGAAGCGGCCCGGAATTGCCGGTACCGTTTTTTTTCAGAGATGATGCACGCCTATAAAGGGGATTATCTAGTTACTGCCCACCACGGAGACGACCAGGTCGAAACGATGATTATGCGCCAGGTACGCGGTGCAGCCGGCGGCCTCAGAGGAATCCCGGTCATCCGTCGGTTTGCAGAAGGGCAGCTTGTCCGTCCGTTTCTATGTACGGATAAACAAAGCCTGATCCGGTACTGCACAGAAGAAGGGCTTACGTATCGTGAAGACCCGAGTAATTCGAAGGATGCCTATACAAGGAACCGGTTCAGAAAAGAGGTACTGCCTTTTTTGAAAAAGGAAAACCCGAAAGTGCACGAACGCTTTCAGCAGCAGAGCGAATGGCTCACAGAAGATGAAGCCTTCCTCGATGCTCTGGCAGAGAAAGCACTGGAGAAGGCGGTAAAGGACTGGACGCATGAAGCAGTTACGCTGTCCGTTCCGGCTTTTCTTGATGTGCCAATCCCTTTACAAAGAAGGGCCTTTCATCTAATATTAAACTATCTTTTCAGAAACACGCTGAAAGCCCCGGTGATGAGTGTACATATGAATGCTTTCGCCGATCTGCTCAGGCAGCCCCATCCTTCCGGACACCTTGATCTTCCGGGGGCTGTTTTTGTTCGCAGGTCGTACGACGCATGCGTGATTTCGTCACAAAAAAAACCGGATGAAGATAAAAGAGATTCATGGCAATTGCCCGAAGCGGGCATGCTTGTATTTAAAGAGGGGAAGATAACTGTAGAAAGACCTCATAAATACAGCCGGACTGAAACGGCCTCTCTCTGGCATTTTGAGGGAGACCGGGACCAGCTTCAAACACCGCTTCGCGTACGGTTCCGTAAAGCAGGAGACCGGTTCGTACCTCTTGGGATGAACGGCAGCAAAAAGGTGAAGGACCTGCTGATTGATAAAAAAATACCGAAGGATCTCCGTGACAGATGGCCGGTGATTACAGATGCGGATGACCGGATCCTCTGGCTGCCAGGCCTGGCCCGGGCGGCCTGTGCCTGTTTGACAGAGATCACGGAAGATGTTCTCGTTATGGATTTTGAGCCGGGGGATACCGGTTTCAAAATGAGCGTGAAAGGGCATTGA
- a CDS encoding threonine/serine exporter family protein: protein MMFFLELIICFIATVGFGVIFSVPRRALLLGGGIGVIAYTVLNTGLYLDASPVFSTAAASLTAALFAHLLARIIRIPVTTLAIPGILPLVPGSRAYFTMLAFVDGEYLTGLEYGVETMLRAGAIAAGLVFALAVFSFGKGVGHRYETNR from the coding sequence ATGATGTTTTTTCTTGAACTGATTATCTGTTTTATTGCAACTGTCGGGTTTGGCGTGATTTTCAGTGTGCCAAGACGGGCCCTTCTTCTGGGTGGAGGGATTGGCGTCATTGCCTACACAGTACTGAATACGGGCCTGTACTTAGATGCGTCGCCGGTCTTTTCCACAGCTGCCGCGTCTCTGACAGCCGCCCTGTTCGCCCATCTTCTTGCCCGGATCATCCGGATTCCGGTGACCACACTGGCCATTCCAGGCATCCTGCCGCTGGTGCCCGGCAGCCGGGCCTACTTTACAATGTTGGCCTTTGTTGACGGTGAGTACCTGACCGGTCTCGAGTACGGAGTGGAAACGATGCTCAGAGCCGGAGCCATTGCAGCAGGTCTCGTGTTTGCCCTTGCGGTATTCTCGTTCGGAAAGGGAGTCGGACACCGCTATGAAACGAACCGTTGA
- a CDS encoding threonine/serine exporter family protein yields the protein MGKADQVMDICLLAGEIMLTYGAETYRVEETLERMAKASSFKNVHCFATTTGIFLSFEEEGKEDLMQMVRIDDRLQDLNKVTEVNQVSREYVNHELDTEEAHEKLKAIAESPVPYPLWLIHLSAGIAGSGFALLFGGAWPDLFPAFLAAVLTSVTVVEFERYLKVRFAAEFAAAFLGGSLAIALVFFGIGDNVNQIIIGSLMPLVPGVPLTNAVRDLMSGDLVAGVSRGAEALLTALSIASGVAFAISLFL from the coding sequence ATGGGAAAAGCAGATCAGGTGATGGATATCTGCCTGCTGGCAGGGGAGATTATGCTCACCTACGGAGCGGAAACGTACCGTGTGGAAGAGACGCTCGAGCGTATGGCAAAAGCGTCTTCATTTAAGAATGTCCACTGTTTTGCAACGACGACCGGGATTTTTCTTTCTTTTGAAGAAGAAGGCAAGGAAGACCTGATGCAGATGGTGAGAATTGACGACAGGCTGCAGGATTTAAACAAAGTGACAGAAGTGAATCAGGTGTCCCGGGAGTACGTCAATCACGAGCTGGATACCGAGGAGGCCCATGAGAAGCTCAAGGCAATTGCAGAGTCCCCTGTTCCGTATCCACTCTGGCTCATTCACTTAAGCGCCGGCATAGCGGGAAGCGGATTTGCGCTGTTGTTTGGAGGCGCTTGGCCCGACCTTTTCCCGGCTTTTCTGGCAGCCGTTCTCACAAGCGTAACGGTTGTTGAATTTGAGCGGTATCTCAAAGTACGGTTTGCCGCAGAGTTTGCGGCAGCCTTTCTTGGGGGTTCTCTGGCGATTGCCCTCGTGTTCTTTGGAATCGGGGATAACGTCAATCAGATTATCATTGGTTCACTTATGCCGCTTGTTCCCGGGGTCCCCCTGACCAATGCCGTCAGGGATCTGATGTCCGGCGACCTTGTGGCCGGTGTCAGCCGTGGGGCGGAAGCTCTTCTGACGGCGCTGTCGATTGCCAGCGGTGTCGCTTTTGCGATTTCGTTATTCCTCTGA